A portion of the Vicia villosa cultivar HV-30 ecotype Madison, WI unplaced genomic scaffold, Vvil1.0 ctg.002972F_1_1, whole genome shotgun sequence genome contains these proteins:
- the LOC131640145 gene encoding uncharacterized protein LOC131640145: MTTAARPTWAPAKGGNEQGGTRIFGPSQKYSSRDIASHTTLKPRKDGQDTQDELKRRNLRDELDERERRHFSSKNKYYNDDRDHGKSSHLFLEGTKRDFEDHIVPRSVDADDSDVEVNSDDESDDDDEDDTEALLAELEQIKKERAEEKLRKERQQQEEDLKVKEAELMRGNPLINNPTSFNVKRRWDDDVVFKNQARGETKLAKRFINDTIRNDFHRKFLHKYMK, from the exons ATGACCACCGCGGCCAGACCAACTTGGGCTCCTGCTAAAGGTGGAAATGAACAAGGCGGTACGAGAATTTTCGGTCCTTCTCAGAAGTACTCCTCAAGAGACATAGCCTCTCACACCACTCTCAAACCCAG GAAAGACGGCCAGGATACACAGGATGAATTAAAGAGAAGAAACCTACGCGATGAACTCGATGAACGTGAACGGAGGCACTTctcatcaaaaaataaatattataatg ATGACAGGGATCATGGAAAGAGTAGTCATCTATTTCTGGAAG GAACAAAAAGAGATTTTGAAGACCACATTGTTCCCCGCAGTGTTGATGCAGATGATTCGGATGTTGAAGTCAACAGCGATGATGAAag CGATGATGACGATGAGGATGACACTGAAGCTTTGCTGGCCGAGCTTGAACAAATAAAGAAGGAAAGGGCAGAGGAAAAGCTGCGCAAG GAACGGCAACAACAAGAGGAAGATCTAAAAGTAAAAGAAGCAGAGCTTATGCGTGGAAACCCATTGATAAATAATCCTACATCTTTCAATGTCAAAAGAAG GTGGGATGATGACGTGGTCTTCAAAAATCAAGCCCGTGGGGAAACCAAGCTGGCTAAGCGATTCATCAATGACACCATCAGGAATGATTTCCATAGGAAATTCCTGCATAAATACATGAAGTAA